In one Gemmatimonas aurantiaca genomic region, the following are encoded:
- a CDS encoding histidine kinase: MPTDLQPAALTATGTRSALSVRVSRRERLLIAAFWLLYAVVTVVNLLFGGRRGPDGTSDATIFWVAIAEAVGWALVTPTLFELVAGHTVEEGQDNLTSGELLRFVLVGLGVVGVMTAFGVALRSLLYAPRPGGGGPPIWFPFTNNAVLYGAVIAAGLARAYSLQSRWREQRAVRLEAELARATLATLRQQIDPHFLFNTLNLISSLVDRDPKGVRRMIARLSELLRASLETGGRQEITLRQELALLGAYLEIMRMRFGSRLEISQTVDESLLDVFVPSFLLQPLAENAVRHGIEPLRTPGRVEVSVSRDGHDLVLRVCDNGSGEGFGEAADADDAVRRALRSASRGASASVFDDEDDEVGARHGIGLANTRARLTQLYGQEASLELRRMEDRTVAEVRIPLAGEVS, translated from the coding sequence ATGCCCACGGATCTTCAGCCTGCGGCCCTGACGGCGACGGGCACGCGCTCCGCGCTCTCGGTTCGTGTCTCGCGGCGCGAGCGGCTGCTCATTGCGGCGTTCTGGCTGCTGTATGCGGTGGTGACCGTGGTGAACCTGCTCTTCGGTGGGCGCCGCGGCCCCGACGGCACCTCCGATGCCACCATCTTCTGGGTGGCCATCGCCGAGGCCGTGGGCTGGGCGCTGGTCACGCCCACACTTTTCGAACTGGTGGCCGGCCATACCGTGGAGGAAGGGCAGGACAACCTGACCTCCGGTGAGTTGCTGCGCTTCGTTCTCGTGGGCCTCGGTGTGGTGGGGGTCATGACCGCCTTCGGCGTGGCGCTGCGATCGTTGTTGTACGCCCCGCGCCCAGGCGGAGGCGGACCGCCCATCTGGTTTCCGTTCACCAACAACGCCGTGCTGTACGGTGCGGTGATCGCGGCCGGACTCGCCCGGGCCTATTCACTGCAGTCGCGGTGGCGTGAGCAGCGCGCCGTGCGCCTGGAGGCCGAACTGGCACGCGCGACACTGGCCACACTGCGGCAGCAGATCGATCCGCATTTTCTGTTCAACACGCTCAATCTCATTTCCTCACTCGTCGACCGGGATCCCAAAGGCGTACGCCGCATGATCGCCCGTCTGAGTGAACTGTTGCGGGCGAGTCTCGAGACCGGCGGCCGTCAGGAAATCACGTTGCGGCAGGAACTCGCCCTGCTGGGCGCGTACCTCGAGATCATGCGCATGCGATTCGGATCGCGCCTGGAGATTTCGCAGACGGTGGACGAATCGCTGCTCGATGTGTTCGTGCCGAGCTTCCTGCTGCAGCCGCTGGCCGAGAATGCGGTGCGGCACGGGATCGAACCGCTGCGTACGCCGGGGCGTGTGGAGGTGTCGGTATCGCGCGATGGACACGACCTCGTGCTGCGGGTGTGCGACAACGGCAGCGGCGAAGGGTTCGGTGAAGCAGCCGATGCGGACGACGCCGTGCGCCGCGCGCTGCGCAGTGCCTCGCGCGGCGCCTCGGCCTCGGTGTTCGACGATGAAGACGACGAGGTCGGCGCGCGGCACGGCATCGGACTCGCCAATACGCGGGCCCGTCTCACGCAATTGTATGGACAGGAGGCTTCGCTGGAATTGCGACGGATGGAGGACCGCACGGTCGCCGAGGTCCGCATTCCGCTGGCCGGGGAGGTGTCGTGA
- a CDS encoding LytTR family DNA-binding domain-containing protein, with product MSATTPAHTHAGSHPNTRLRVLIVDDEEFNRLRLRDLLEAQSDVDVVGEAADGVEAVERIRALRPDLVFLDIRMPGLSGLDVVRQIGPESMPATVFATAYDQHAVEAFRLAALDFLVKPFDDDRFAETLQRARRLVALNDLATMRARLLDVLGTTAEPPVETPGPAGGYLERIAVEEQGTIRPIAVADIDYILASGPYAELVVAGRRHLVRESMQSLEDRLDPRRFLRIHRSVIVRLDRVEGLRRGAGGDGEVLLKGGGRLRVSRTRREALERWLGLGGQPR from the coding sequence GTGAGCGCCACTACCCCTGCCCATACTCATGCCGGTAGCCATCCCAATACGCGGTTGCGGGTGCTGATCGTCGACGACGAGGAATTCAACCGGCTCCGGTTGCGCGACCTGTTGGAAGCCCAGTCCGACGTGGACGTGGTGGGAGAGGCCGCCGACGGCGTGGAGGCCGTGGAGCGTATCAGGGCCTTGCGCCCCGATCTGGTGTTCCTGGACATCCGCATGCCGGGGCTGTCGGGATTGGATGTGGTGCGGCAGATCGGCCCCGAGTCGATGCCGGCGACGGTTTTCGCGACGGCGTATGACCAGCACGCGGTGGAAGCGTTCCGGCTGGCGGCGCTGGATTTTCTGGTCAAGCCGTTCGACGACGACCGGTTTGCCGAGACGCTGCAGCGGGCCCGGCGGCTGGTGGCCCTCAATGATCTGGCGACCATGCGGGCCCGGCTGCTAGACGTGCTGGGGACGACCGCCGAGCCGCCGGTTGAAACTCCGGGGCCGGCCGGGGGTTACCTGGAGCGGATCGCGGTGGAGGAGCAGGGGACCATCCGGCCGATCGCGGTGGCGGACATCGACTATATCCTGGCCAGCGGTCCCTACGCCGAGCTGGTGGTGGCGGGGCGGCGTCACCTGGTCCGGGAGTCGATGCAGTCGCTGGAGGATCGTCTCGATCCCCGGCGGTTCCTGCGGATTCACCGGTCGGTGATCGTGCGACTGGACCGGGTGGAAGGGCTGCGGCGCGGGGCGGGAGGCGACGGGGAGGTGCTGCTCAAGGGCGGCGGCCGGTTGCGGGTGAGCCGGACCCGTCGGGAGGCGCTGGAGCGCTGGCTGGGGCTGGGCGGCCAGCCCCGGTAG